In Geopsychrobacter electrodiphilus DSM 16401, a single window of DNA contains:
- a CDS encoding DUF445 family protein, whose translation MTIEQILPYLVPPLLGALIGYVTNYIAIRMLFRPLRAWRIFGIRLPLTPGIIPAKRGELARKMGDMVGDHLLTADDVGRAFAKEGIQRELRMAVTDKLGTLLDRELGPLETLVPARFRPRFRELVALVRTKLAKLIFAYLQSEQFEEQLRTYLLCQTDQWLARDLKGFLTPERYQLLQQHLDTKLSAFFQSPELAETVGQYVDHKTQRLIASQRPLRELLPPELVELLLNQLEREIPPLIERFGGMLYDPDFRERLVTKGKGAVDSFLDSLGGLAGLLSGFMDLNKIYAKIPEFLDKAGDEVAAWLKEEKTQQQLAGAMRERIEALLERPLASYLDKLSHEKVSGMRGFVRKQALVALQSRRTADTALGLAETALDRLKDRSFDSMLRASLPAGTLETLQKQLADQLLELLRSPQAQQTLERVLLEQSEAWLYRKPLGLLSARMPHDLRQELETALCQLVEDLLKREAPRLVETLNVQRMVEEKVNSLDLLQVEGLLMGIMQEQFKYINLFGGLLGFLIGLLNLFLLRLI comes from the coding sequence ATGACCATCGAGCAGATACTACCCTATCTGGTCCCCCCTCTGCTTGGGGCGCTGATCGGGTATGTCACCAACTATATTGCCATCCGCATGCTGTTCCGGCCTTTAAGGGCCTGGCGCATCTTCGGCATTCGCTTGCCTTTGACCCCTGGAATTATCCCGGCCAAGCGCGGGGAACTGGCGCGCAAAATGGGCGATATGGTCGGTGATCACCTGTTGACCGCAGATGATGTCGGGCGCGCCTTCGCAAAGGAAGGTATCCAGCGCGAATTACGCATGGCGGTCACGGACAAGCTCGGAACGCTGCTTGACCGTGAGCTTGGGCCGCTCGAGACCCTGGTGCCGGCGCGCTTTCGTCCGCGCTTTCGGGAGCTGGTCGCACTGGTGCGCACGAAACTGGCAAAGTTGATCTTTGCCTATCTGCAGAGCGAGCAATTTGAAGAGCAGCTGCGCACCTATCTTTTGTGTCAGACCGATCAGTGGCTGGCCCGAGATCTTAAGGGGTTTCTTACCCCGGAGCGTTATCAGCTTCTGCAGCAGCATCTTGATACGAAGCTGAGTGCTTTTTTTCAATCTCCGGAATTGGCAGAAACCGTCGGTCAGTATGTTGATCACAAGACGCAACGGCTTATCGCCAGCCAGCGCCCCCTGCGTGAACTTCTGCCGCCAGAGCTGGTTGAACTGCTGCTGAATCAACTTGAACGGGAAATACCTCCCCTGATCGAACGTTTCGGCGGGATGCTTTATGATCCTGACTTTCGCGAAAGACTGGTCACAAAAGGGAAGGGTGCGGTCGATTCCTTTCTCGATTCTTTGGGGGGGCTGGCGGGGCTGCTGAGCGGATTTATGGATCTGAACAAGATCTATGCAAAGATCCCCGAATTTCTGGACAAGGCCGGGGACGAGGTCGCCGCCTGGTTGAAAGAGGAGAAGACCCAGCAGCAACTGGCCGGAGCGATGCGTGAACGGATAGAAGCGCTGCTGGAGCGTCCCTTGGCGAGCTATCTGGACAAGCTCTCCCATGAAAAGGTCAGTGGCATGCGCGGGTTTGTGCGGAAACAGGCGCTCGTTGCCCTGCAGTCCAGGCGCACCGCAGATACCGCATTAGGCTTGGCCGAGACGGCCCTGGACCGGCTCAAAGACCGCTCATTCGACAGCATGCTGCGCGCAAGTCTGCCGGCTGGCACGCTCGAAACCTTGCAGAAGCAGTTGGCCGACCAGTTACTTGAATTGCTCCGTTCACCTCAGGCACAGCAAACCCTTGAGCGCGTACTCCTTGAGCAAAGTGAAGCATGGCTGTATCGAAAACCACTCGGACTGCTCTCGGCGCGGATGCCGCATGATCTGCGTCAGGAACTCGAAACGGCTCTTTGTCAGCTGGTCGAGGATCTGTTGAAAAGGGAAGCTCCGCGCCTGGTCGAAACCCTGAATGTGCAGCGGATGGTCGAAGAGAAGGTCAACAGTCTGGATCTGCTTCAGGTTGAAGGGCTGCTGATGGGGATCATGCAGGAGCAGTTTAAATACATCAATCTGTTCGGGGGGCTGCTTGGGTTTCTGATCGGCCTGCTCAATCTGTTTCTCCTCCGGTTGATCTGA
- a CDS encoding sugar phosphate nucleotidyltransferase translates to MKVILPVAGKGTRLRPHTHTKAKSLVHVAGKTVLEHIISRLEPLPVSEYLFITDENGQQVQNFMERKFPHLKCRYFVQQQRLGPAHAVALAAPAIEDGDDLLVVFNDTIFVADLTKIPQLCTDADGLIYSKEVEDYQRFGVNVVRDGRIVDMVEKPDKPISRLAQVGLYYLKDGRGFMKVIEQTITAGDTVKGEYYLPAVFMRMIAAGQTLRAPEIEAWLDCGKPETLLETNRFLLQGRHHNHGVVENSVLIEPVHIEQGAIIKNSIIGPNVSVAAGSRIDKSVISDSIINAENHVTNMILDQSLLGDVVTLVGSPRRMNIGDHSIIEMDQ, encoded by the coding sequence ATGAAGGTCATTCTACCTGTCGCCGGCAAAGGGACCCGCCTGCGCCCGCACACTCACACCAAAGCCAAGTCTCTGGTGCATGTCGCCGGCAAAACCGTCCTGGAACATATCATCAGTCGTCTTGAGCCTCTCCCCGTCAGTGAATATCTGTTTATAACCGATGAAAACGGGCAGCAGGTGCAAAATTTCATGGAGCGTAAATTTCCCCACTTGAAGTGTCGCTATTTTGTCCAGCAGCAACGCCTGGGACCGGCTCACGCCGTGGCTTTAGCGGCCCCGGCGATTGAGGACGGAGACGATCTGCTGGTGGTCTTCAATGACACGATTTTTGTCGCCGATCTGACCAAAATTCCACAACTCTGTACCGACGCTGACGGCCTGATCTATTCCAAAGAGGTTGAAGATTACCAGCGCTTTGGCGTCAATGTGGTGCGTGACGGGCGGATTGTCGATATGGTCGAAAAGCCAGATAAGCCGATCTCGCGCCTGGCACAGGTCGGGCTCTACTATCTGAAGGATGGTCGCGGCTTCATGAAGGTGATCGAACAGACCATCACCGCAGGAGATACGGTGAAGGGGGAATATTACCTGCCTGCGGTCTTTATGCGCATGATCGCCGCTGGTCAGACTCTCCGCGCCCCCGAGATCGAAGCCTGGCTCGATTGTGGCAAACCCGAAACCTTGCTCGAAACCAACCGCTTCCTGCTACAGGGTCGGCATCATAACCATGGTGTGGTGGAAAATTCGGTTCTGATTGAACCGGTACATATTGAACAGGGCGCCATTATAAAAAATTCAATTATCGGGCCGAATGTCTCGGTTGCGGCTGGGAGTAGAATAGACAAGAGCGTCATCTCCGATTCGATTATCAATGCCGAAAATCACGTCACCAATATGATCCTGGATCAATCCTTGTTGGGTGATGTGGTGACCCTGGTCGGCTCGCCTCGGCGGATGAATATTGGTGATCACTCGATCATTGAAATGGATCAGTAA
- a CDS encoding Gx transporter family protein, translated as MTCSVGDDQHLAQTRQRVFMALFIALAVGLHTFEVLLPNPLPWFRIGLANILALTALSFYGLRAMWILSLSRVFIGSLLIGNLFGPGFLLSFTGVLGACLLMSAGAILLKRGIGLVGLSVLGATGHVFGQLLIADLVVVQHQAIWLLLPVFLLVALVSGVINGLVSDLLVDYLLRHPAFSTVRKGFGYHFPTEEK; from the coding sequence ATGACCTGCTCAGTCGGTGACGATCAGCATCTGGCCCAGACCCGGCAGCGCGTTTTCATGGCGCTGTTTATCGCTCTGGCGGTCGGCTTGCACACCTTTGAGGTTCTGCTGCCGAATCCACTCCCCTGGTTTCGTATCGGGCTTGCAAATATCCTGGCGTTGACAGCGCTCTCCTTCTATGGATTGCGGGCGATGTGGATTCTTAGTCTCAGCCGGGTTTTCATCGGTAGCCTCCTGATCGGCAACCTCTTCGGTCCGGGGTTTCTCCTCTCATTCACCGGTGTTCTGGGGGCCTGCCTGCTGATGAGTGCCGGGGCTATCTTGCTCAAGCGAGGAATCGGGCTGGTCGGGCTTTCGGTACTGGGCGCTACTGGGCATGTTTTTGGGCAATTGCTGATTGCCGATCTGGTTGTGGTGCAGCACCAGGCGATCTGGCTGCTGTTACCGGTTTTCCTGCTGGTTGCCCTGGTCAGCGGAGTGATTAACGGTTTGGTTTCTGACCTGCTGGTCGATTACCTGCTGCGGCATCCGGCCTTTTCCACCGTCCGTAAAGGGTTCGGATATCATTTTCCGACTGAGGAAAAATAG
- a CDS encoding NusG domain II-containing protein produces MAVTSLWQRITRTDCWVICLLVSALLISLFLSLGRPPGEQVIVYTGEKIAFVGPLNQNRQLEFQGPLGKTEIEIKGGQVRVLASPCPRKICIGMGEVHRSGDLLACVPNRVVVRIEGEAAGGYDLLSR; encoded by the coding sequence ATGGCGGTGACTTCGCTCTGGCAACGGATTACTCGCACTGATTGTTGGGTCATCTGTCTGCTGGTGTCGGCCCTGCTTATCAGCCTTTTTTTGAGCCTCGGCCGTCCCCCTGGAGAGCAGGTGATTGTTTATACGGGGGAGAAGATCGCTTTTGTCGGACCCCTCAACCAGAATCGCCAACTTGAATTTCAGGGGCCACTCGGAAAGACAGAAATTGAAATTAAAGGGGGGCAGGTTCGGGTGCTGGCATCCCCTTGTCCGCGCAAAATCTGTATCGGCATGGGGGAGGTTCATCGCAGTGGAGATCTTCTGGCCTGCGTGCCCAATCGAGTGGTGGTGAGGATTGAAGGGGAAGCTGCGGGGGGATATGACCTGCTCAGTCGGTGA
- a CDS encoding FAD:protein FMN transferase: MLNRPLTLILGFFLILLLVWWQRPEPSTEVARTALIMGTLVEIKVVGTDVKNIERAISAAFAVMRDEEQRFSPEIETSQISAINKATGPVAVDAQVVEVLHLGLKVARESHGAFNMGLGGLVKLWNFQALHPQAPTEEQIRALIPVSPENQLEIKGMQVKRLDPRVQLDLGGIAKGYAVDRALEVLRAAGLVSASINAGGDIGLLGGHGERPWKIGIQHPRKAGELLATIELRERAIVTSGDYERFFMQDGVRYHHIFDPQTGMPARGCQSVTVIAATVGEADALATATFVLGPQAGLAFLEKYPDVEGLIVAADGHAVMTSGLKDRLKWR; the protein is encoded by the coding sequence GTGCTGAATCGTCCCTTAACCCTGATTCTCGGGTTTTTCCTTATCCTGTTGCTGGTCTGGTGGCAGCGCCCTGAGCCTTCGACCGAGGTCGCTCGTACGGCTTTGATTATGGGGACTCTGGTCGAGATCAAAGTTGTTGGCACTGACGTAAAAAATATAGAAAGGGCGATATCCGCCGCATTTGCAGTGATGCGTGACGAGGAACAACGGTTTTCGCCGGAGATTGAAACCAGTCAGATTTCCGCGATCAACAAGGCAACGGGGCCGGTTGCCGTCGATGCACAGGTCGTGGAGGTGCTGCACCTGGGGCTGAAGGTTGCGCGGGAATCACACGGTGCCTTCAATATGGGCCTGGGTGGGCTGGTCAAGCTGTGGAATTTTCAGGCTCTTCACCCACAGGCGCCGACAGAAGAGCAGATCAGGGCGTTGATTCCAGTGAGTCCCGAAAATCAGCTGGAGATCAAGGGTATGCAGGTCAAGCGCCTTGATCCGCGCGTTCAGCTTGATTTGGGTGGGATTGCCAAGGGCTATGCGGTCGATCGGGCGCTGGAGGTTTTACGCGCTGCAGGTCTCGTTTCGGCGAGCATTAACGCCGGTGGAGATATAGGTTTATTGGGTGGTCACGGTGAACGGCCATGGAAGATCGGCATTCAGCATCCGCGCAAAGCTGGTGAGTTGTTGGCGACGATCGAACTGCGTGAGCGCGCGATAGTGACTTCAGGCGATTACGAACGATTCTTTATGCAGGATGGAGTGCGTTATCATCATATCTTTGATCCACAAACCGGGATGCCTGCGCGGGGGTGCCAGAGTGTCACGGTTATCGCCGCAACCGTCGGCGAAGCGGATGCACTGGCAACCGCAACTTTTGTTCTTGGCCCCCAAGCGGGGTTGGCCTTTCTCGAGAAATATCCTGATGTCGAAGGTCTGATCGTAGCCGCTGATGGGCATGCCGTCATGACCAGTGGTCTTAAGGATCGGCTAAAATGGCGGTGA
- the rimO gene encoding 30S ribosomal protein S12 methylthiotransferase RimO, whose product MKKLKISLVSLGCPKNLVDAEVMLGHLPAERFEIIAEDELADIIVVNTCSFIQDAKEESIETILDVADYKQTGKCRMLIVSGCLPQRYQEELAEQLPEVDLFMGTSDAPRIVALIDRQFGRKESSTEIGIPDYLYDHSTPRLNSSPFYTNYIKIADGCSNHCSYCIIPQLRGALRSRSVESVVTEARALAEKGVREINLIAQDITAYGADRQDGAAIEPLLRELVKIEKLDWIRLLYAYPDGISDELIALIAGEEKICNYLDIPLQHIDDQILKQMNRRLDSAGVKRLLQRLRQQIPDLTLRTSFIVGFPGESAAQFEKLLHFVEEGHFERVGVFAYSREEGTGAAKLKGQIPDRTKQSRLRRLMIAQAKISFEHNQALVGSIKKVLVEGFSEETELLLKARSAGQAPDVDGCCLITAGQAEVGEMVELRISDSSEYDLIGEIVEDSGC is encoded by the coding sequence GTGAAAAAATTGAAAATCAGCCTGGTCAGCCTTGGCTGCCCGAAAAACCTGGTGGATGCAGAAGTTATGCTCGGTCATTTGCCGGCAGAACGCTTTGAGATTATCGCTGAAGATGAGTTGGCCGATATTATTGTCGTTAACACCTGTTCTTTTATCCAGGACGCCAAAGAAGAGTCGATCGAGACTATTCTGGATGTCGCTGATTACAAGCAAACCGGGAAATGCCGGATGTTGATCGTCAGTGGCTGCCTGCCTCAGCGTTATCAAGAAGAGCTGGCCGAACAGCTCCCCGAAGTTGATCTGTTTATGGGAACCAGTGATGCGCCGCGGATTGTCGCGTTGATCGATCGTCAGTTCGGTCGCAAAGAGAGTTCGACGGAAATCGGCATACCGGATTACCTCTATGATCACAGCACCCCGCGTTTGAATTCTTCCCCCTTTTATACCAACTATATCAAGATCGCCGATGGCTGCTCCAACCATTGTTCATACTGTATCATCCCGCAGTTACGCGGCGCTTTACGCTCACGAAGTGTTGAATCCGTCGTCACGGAGGCCCGGGCCCTAGCCGAAAAAGGGGTCCGTGAAATTAACCTGATCGCACAGGATATCACTGCCTATGGTGCCGATCGGCAGGACGGGGCGGCGATTGAACCGCTGTTGCGTGAGCTGGTAAAAATTGAAAAGTTGGACTGGATTCGCCTTTTATATGCCTATCCGGACGGAATTAGCGATGAGTTGATTGCCCTGATCGCAGGTGAGGAGAAAATTTGTAACTATCTGGATATCCCGCTTCAGCATATTGATGATCAGATTCTCAAGCAGATGAATCGGCGTCTCGACTCCGCCGGGGTGAAACGCCTTTTGCAAAGGCTGCGACAACAGATCCCTGATTTGACCCTCCGGACCTCATTTATCGTCGGATTTCCGGGGGAGAGCGCCGCACAATTTGAAAAATTGCTCCACTTCGTTGAAGAGGGCCATTTCGAGCGGGTCGGAGTGTTCGCCTACTCGCGTGAAGAAGGGACTGGCGCTGCCAAGCTTAAAGGGCAGATCCCGGATCGCACCAAACAGAGCCGGTTGAGACGTTTGATGATCGCACAGGCCAAAATCTCCTTTGAGCATAACCAGGCCCTGGTCGGGAGTATAAAAAAAGTTCTGGTCGAGGGTTTCAGTGAAGAGACCGAACTGCTTCTTAAGGCACGGAGCGCCGGGCAGGCTCCAGATGTCGATGGGTGCTGTCTGATAACCGCCGGACAGGCAGAGGTCGGGGAGATGGTCGAACTGCGGATTTCTGATTCATCGGAGTATGATCTTATTGGTGAAATCGTCGAGGACTCGGGGTGCTGA
- a CDS encoding YajQ family cyclic di-GMP-binding protein, translated as MPSFDVVSKVDMQEVDNAVNQAVKEIGTRYDFKGTTNEVELVAEGLKILAADEYKLKAIKEILIEKLVRRQVSPKCFNYGAEENASAGAVRQKATIVQGISKEKGKEIVKAIKESKLKVQAQIMEEQVRVAGKKIDDLQAVMQLLKQKDFDVELQFENMRS; from the coding sequence ATGCCAAGTTTTGATGTGGTTTCCAAGGTCGATATGCAAGAAGTGGACAATGCCGTCAATCAGGCCGTCAAGGAGATCGGCACCCGTTATGATTTCAAGGGGACAACCAACGAAGTCGAACTGGTGGCCGAGGGGCTTAAAATATTGGCAGCCGACGAATATAAGCTTAAGGCGATAAAAGAGATTCTGATAGAAAAACTGGTGCGGCGGCAGGTTTCGCCCAAGTGCTTCAATTATGGTGCCGAAGAGAATGCCTCGGCAGGGGCCGTGCGTCAGAAGGCCACGATCGTACAAGGGATCAGTAAAGAGAAGGGGAAGGAGATTGTCAAAGCAATCAAAGAGTCGAAGCTCAAGGTTCAGGCTCAGATAATGGAAGAACAGGTGCGGGTGGCTGGTAAAAAAATTGATGATCTACAGGCCGTAATGCAGTTGCTTAAACAGAAAGATTTTGACGTCGAACTTCAATTTGAAAATATGCGTTCCTGA
- a CDS encoding LolA family protein, with protein sequence MKKYIILLLLILVPGVCGAVNISLNDVAEALQKPFKPGVVQARGSDKSGIFDFQADFFQQSKIAAIDRIQRGSGYVSFRFDYRGGSQVPLAMFRWEYQEPARQEVVSNAETMWVYLPENRQVIVSDIAQATQQHADNPMTFLTGLGNLSRDFSVRWAIPDHDQDGNYVLELKPHRVSSLINSLQIVVDRRAVTDYVEHHQVGNYFPILATTVVDPANNSTSIEFSNVRFNRGLPTSFFQFIQPAGVDVVRPTGTKMGF encoded by the coding sequence ATGAAAAAATATATCATCCTGTTGCTACTCATATTAGTCCCCGGAGTTTGCGGTGCCGTCAATATCAGTCTGAATGATGTTGCCGAGGCACTGCAAAAGCCGTTTAAGCCAGGTGTTGTCCAGGCGCGTGGCAGTGACAAGTCGGGAATCTTTGATTTTCAGGCTGATTTTTTTCAACAATCAAAAATCGCCGCAATCGACCGCATTCAACGTGGCAGTGGCTACGTTAGCTTCCGTTTCGATTACCGGGGAGGATCACAGGTGCCGCTGGCGATGTTTCGCTGGGAATACCAGGAGCCGGCCCGTCAGGAAGTCGTCTCTAACGCCGAGACCATGTGGGTCTATCTTCCGGAGAATCGGCAGGTTATAGTCAGTGATATCGCACAGGCGACCCAGCAACACGCCGATAACCCGATGACCTTTCTGACCGGTCTTGGGAACCTGTCACGGGATTTCAGCGTACGCTGGGCGATTCCGGATCATGACCAGGATGGCAATTATGTGCTTGAACTGAAACCGCATCGGGTCTCAAGCCTGATTAACTCGCTGCAGATTGTGGTCGATCGTCGAGCAGTGACCGATTATGTCGAACATCATCAGGTCGGAAATTATTTTCCAATTCTGGCCACCACCGTTGTTGATCCGGCCAATAATAGTACGTCCATCGAATTCTCAAACGTTAGATTCAACCGTGGCCTCCCAACCAGCTTTTTTCAGTTTATCCAGCCCGCGGGGGTTGACGTGGTGCGACCTACCGGAACGAAGATGGGCTTCTAG
- a CDS encoding chemotaxis protein CheX encodes MTRQKLNTQQLLRLERSVQAGLDAAGKTLKMLLDGNIRIGIITPEVSLVGVCVSLGLNGALTGGVTILLPEMLAVEIVKKLTADAHPSLLDEQARSAIKEFGNILASAFVVHFDQHQGLRTMPTPPDLSFVRQDPPVFDSLFWAEFYWSSCLERGQVLVGLDSPALDILLAG; translated from the coding sequence ATGACACGCCAAAAATTAAATACTCAACAACTTCTTCGACTGGAGCGGTCGGTTCAGGCCGGACTTGACGCTGCAGGTAAAACCCTGAAAATGTTGTTGGATGGCAATATCCGGATTGGGATTATCACGCCTGAGGTAAGTCTAGTTGGCGTTTGCGTCAGCCTTGGGCTGAATGGTGCGCTCACCGGAGGTGTTACTATCCTGTTACCAGAGATGCTGGCGGTAGAGATCGTAAAAAAACTGACTGCCGACGCCCACCCCTCCCTTCTTGATGAGCAGGCCCGTTCAGCGATCAAGGAGTTCGGTAATATTCTGGCCTCAGCTTTTGTTGTTCACTTCGATCAGCACCAGGGCCTGAGAACTATGCCGACACCACCAGATTTGAGTTTTGTCAGGCAAGACCCTCCAGTGTTTGACAGCCTTTTCTGGGCCGAGTTCTATTGGAGTTCCTGTTTGGAGCGAGGACAGGTACTGGTTGGTCTTGATAGCCCGGCCCTGGATATTCTGCTGGCGGGGTAG
- a CDS encoding chemotaxis protein CheA yields MSKYKVMFLTEAREHLQKMSAQLVTVEADPSNQNGIDALFRQAHSIKGMAASMGFMQTAGLAHHLEDTLDLFRQKGHITPEAIDSLLAGVDLLEALLEDIDADREERKVEEFYHAKELRHEVAEVADAGTVSPTVVEEKFRLQLSLHDKVVSPAARFLVILRHLSTLGKVLTSDPTQEQILRGGVVRHLDLTLQTSLDIGAIKACLKNYSEISNSDVALPETKPAAQGAGSAGATVRVGTDLLDRFISLTGELITSRYMLQSAAGAKDWGAMKDGLGRLARLVKDLHHQVLQVRMMPIDTVTGRLPRLVRDLSRKSNKDIRLELEGTGIELDRSILEELTDPLVHMVRNAIDHGIEQKGTITVRAWRQRDQVMLQVADNGAGMNPETLRRRAFEKGLISQAQLEAMRDYDALQLICLPGFSTAPQVTETSGRGVGMDVVKSAVEKLGGVLHIDAVQGRGTRFTLKLPLSVAIIKVLLLHVDGKQVALPITRVLQTIEVDRHQIQISGKQRVFSHHEELLPLISLRKILNLPIPKAAEFVAVVVTEVLGRKIGLVVDGFSGQREVFVQKVPSPVDRLHGLGGGTILGDGRIVFILDIQGLLERRR; encoded by the coding sequence ATGTCGAAATACAAAGTGATGTTTCTCACTGAGGCGCGGGAACATCTGCAGAAAATGAGTGCCCAACTGGTGACAGTTGAAGCGGATCCCTCAAATCAGAATGGGATTGATGCCTTGTTTCGTCAGGCTCATTCCATAAAAGGGATGGCCGCTTCGATGGGGTTCATGCAGACGGCAGGGTTGGCGCATCACCTCGAAGACACCCTGGATCTCTTTCGGCAGAAGGGGCATATTACGCCTGAGGCGATCGACTCTCTTTTAGCGGGAGTCGATTTGCTGGAAGCTTTACTCGAGGATATTGATGCCGATCGAGAAGAGCGTAAGGTCGAAGAGTTCTATCATGCCAAAGAGCTTCGCCATGAAGTGGCTGAGGTTGCGGATGCTGGTACTGTATCCCCAACGGTAGTCGAAGAGAAATTTCGGCTCCAGCTGAGTCTGCACGACAAAGTCGTTTCACCTGCGGCTCGATTTCTGGTTATTTTGCGACATCTGTCAACCTTGGGAAAGGTGTTAACTAGTGACCCGACTCAGGAACAAATCCTGCGTGGTGGTGTTGTTCGCCATCTTGATCTGACTCTTCAAACCTCTCTGGATATCGGGGCTATTAAGGCCTGTCTCAAAAATTATTCTGAAATTTCTAATAGTGACGTGGCCTTGCCAGAAACGAAACCAGCCGCCCAGGGTGCAGGTTCTGCAGGTGCAACGGTAAGAGTTGGTACTGATCTCCTGGACCGCTTTATCAGTTTGACCGGTGAGTTGATTACGAGCCGTTACATGCTTCAGAGCGCTGCTGGAGCAAAAGACTGGGGCGCCATGAAAGATGGTCTTGGACGTCTTGCGCGCCTGGTTAAGGATCTGCATCATCAGGTGTTGCAGGTCCGTATGATGCCGATTGACACAGTCACCGGGCGGCTGCCGCGCTTGGTTCGTGATTTGTCACGTAAATCGAATAAGGATATCCGTCTCGAACTTGAGGGGACCGGGATCGAACTTGACCGCTCCATCTTGGAAGAGTTGACTGACCCCCTTGTCCATATGGTCCGCAATGCCATCGACCACGGGATAGAGCAGAAGGGGACGATAACGGTGCGGGCCTGGCGCCAGCGTGATCAGGTTATGCTGCAGGTTGCGGACAACGGCGCGGGAATGAATCCTGAGACCCTGCGGCGACGTGCGTTCGAGAAAGGGCTCATCAGTCAGGCGCAGTTGGAGGCGATGCGCGACTATGATGCTTTACAGCTGATTTGCCTTCCCGGCTTTTCAACCGCCCCTCAGGTCACAGAAACTTCTGGTCGCGGTGTGGGAATGGACGTGGTGAAGTCCGCTGTCGAGAAGCTGGGTGGGGTGCTGCACATTGACGCGGTTCAGGGACGTGGGACGCGCTTTACCCTGAAACTGCCCCTCTCTGTCGCCATCATTAAGGTCCTGTTGTTACATGTTGACGGGAAACAGGTCGCTCTCCCGATAACTCGCGTGCTGCAGACAATTGAGGTCGACCGGCACCAGATTCAAATCAGTGGCAAGCAACGGGTCTTTTCTCACCATGAAGAGCTGCTCCCGCTGATTTCGTTGCGTAAAATCCTCAATTTACCGATCCCTAAGGCGGCAGAATTTGTTGCTGTCGTGGTGACCGAAGTTCTCGGCCGCAAAATTGGCTTGGTTGTCGATGGCTTTTCCGGTCAGCGAGAGGTTTTTGTGCAGAAGGTGCCGAGTCCGGTGGATCGTTTACACGGGCTGGGAGGAGGAACTATCCTGGGGGATGGACGGATTGTTTTTATCCTTGATATTCAAGGTTTACTCGAACGCCGACGCTGA
- a CDS encoding response regulator — protein MPSRVLIVDDAQFMRNLLRDIFSSAGWEIAGEAADGHEAWQKYQEVSPDLVTMDIVMPERNGIEALQDIIAIDSRALVVMCSALGQESMVMEALQNGARDFIVKPFKREQVLEVVRRVMG, from the coding sequence ATGCCATCACGAGTTTTGATCGTGGATGACGCCCAGTTTATGCGCAATTTATTGCGCGATATTTTCTCTTCAGCGGGCTGGGAAATCGCCGGTGAAGCGGCAGATGGACATGAAGCCTGGCAAAAGTATCAGGAGGTTAGTCCTGATCTGGTAACGATGGATATTGTCATGCCTGAACGCAACGGCATTGAGGCCTTGCAGGATATTATCGCAATCGATTCGCGGGCTCTGGTGGTCATGTGCAGTGCCCTTGGGCAGGAGAGCATGGTGATGGAGGCACTGCAAAATGGCGCCAGAGATTTTATTGTTAAACCGTTTAAGCGCGAGCAGGTTTTGGAAGTTGTGCGGCGGGTAATGGGTTGA
- a CDS encoding chemotaxis protein CheW, whose protein sequence is MTLLLPFLLGDERYGLKLTDIQEVVEGATPHYLPGAPPEIIAAVNVHGRILPVLDLPLCLGFSPVGWSARMIVLSGRDFQMVLAVGQMEALISVDFEQAVLTQEDGPDDCIGAVLNWQGQMISLLDLQRLQKLVEAKCSSPGGEHAITSFDRG, encoded by the coding sequence ATGACGCTGCTTCTCCCTTTTCTGCTCGGTGACGAGCGCTATGGCCTTAAACTGACCGATATTCAGGAGGTCGTCGAAGGGGCCACGCCCCATTATCTCCCCGGCGCACCACCGGAAATTATAGCAGCGGTCAATGTTCACGGACGTATTCTCCCTGTTCTTGATCTGCCCCTCTGCCTCGGGTTTTCACCGGTCGGTTGGAGCGCAAGGATGATTGTGCTGTCGGGGCGCGATTTTCAGATGGTTCTGGCTGTAGGTCAAATGGAGGCCCTGATCAGTGTCGATTTTGAACAAGCGGTCCTGACCCAGGAAGACGGCCCGGACGATTGTATTGGTGCGGTGCTGAACTGGCAGGGGCAGATGATCAGTCTGCTTGATTTGCAACGGCTGCAAAAGCTGGTTGAGGCGAAATGTAGTTCTCCCGGAGGTGAACATGCCATCACGAGTTTTGATCGTGGATGA